Proteins from one Legionella taurinensis genomic window:
- a CDS encoding mevalonate kinase family protein: MKWSIPAKTFLVGEYAAVAGGPAMVLTTFPCFEMTLVDGDRHEGIHPDSPAGHWWATHRIPAKSLLWYDPYAGKGGLGASSAQFIGAYLASCGLLHVKASRQVLLEAYYQTSWRGEGIRPSGYDVVAQTQHRCVYIHRQKDVIENYDWPFKSLSFLLLHSGQKLATHYHLQRVALPQSTARLSDIAETARQAFIEADDEKLLHAVNDYQQQLTELRLMAPHTLNYLQTLRANNQILAAKGCGAMGADVLLLIVPSESLVEQQKKLIEEGWTVLASNHELHTGKALLKNNPPKTLEILP, translated from the coding sequence ATGAAATGGTCTATCCCGGCAAAAACCTTTCTGGTCGGTGAATACGCCGCCGTCGCCGGCGGTCCGGCCATGGTGTTAACCACGTTTCCCTGTTTTGAAATGACCCTGGTGGATGGGGATCGCCATGAGGGGATTCATCCGGATTCCCCGGCAGGTCACTGGTGGGCGACGCATCGCATCCCGGCAAAAAGTCTTCTCTGGTATGATCCCTATGCCGGTAAAGGCGGCCTTGGCGCTTCGAGCGCCCAATTCATCGGGGCCTACCTCGCCAGTTGCGGTCTGCTGCATGTCAAAGCCAGTCGTCAGGTGTTACTGGAAGCCTATTATCAGACCAGTTGGCGAGGGGAGGGGATTCGCCCCAGTGGTTATGATGTGGTGGCCCAAACCCAGCATCGCTGTGTTTACATCCATCGCCAGAAAGACGTGATTGAAAATTACGATTGGCCTTTTAAAAGCCTGTCTTTTTTGTTGCTGCACAGCGGTCAGAAGCTGGCCACGCATTACCATTTGCAACGCGTGGCCTTGCCGCAGTCGACGGCCAGGCTATCGGACATCGCTGAAACGGCGCGCCAGGCCTTTATCGAGGCTGATGACGAAAAATTGCTCCATGCCGTGAATGACTACCAGCAGCAGTTGACGGAATTGCGTTTAATGGCGCCCCATACGCTCAATTACCTGCAGACCTTGAGAGCCAATAATCAAATCCTGGCGGCCAAGGGCTGCGGCGCCATGGGGGCGGATGTTTTATTGCTCATTGTACCCAGCGAATCCTTGGTTGAACAACAAAAGAAATTAATTGAAGAAGGGTGGACGGTCTTAGCCAGCAATCATGAATTACACACCGGCAAAGCCCTTTTAAAAAATAATCCACCTAAAACACTTGAAATTTTACCCTGA
- a CDS encoding ISL3 family transposase, whose amino-acid sequence MPKYDLILNLPGFSIRKVKGYQPLWLELSYNRLPRCGHCKSKVVRKKASYMRKVHHELIGHRRSILSFKAYKLYCHTCKRYGNQQFPGINKHQRSTWRLQAAVFHEHTRGVSQKDLAEQFKKGKATIERWYQKQYQEQHKELSNALCPTVLGIDEHFFSRKQGFATTLCDLKKRKIFDIVKGRSESTLKSYLSSLPGKERVKVICMDLSSTYRSIVKKYFPNAKIVADRFHVIRLLQHQCMLTYRELSTKIKSNRGLLALLRKKPDKLTIQQLITRDAFFKENPAIESIYHFQQSLYEILMKKTLDKPRCRQLIPQFLDMLNSLKNSAFKSLCALGKTLDSWKEEIVRMWRFSKSNGITEGFHRKMKLIQRRAYGFKNFENYRTRVRVLCC is encoded by the coding sequence GTGCCGAAGTATGATCTTATCCTAAATTTACCCGGATTTTCTATAAGGAAAGTGAAAGGTTATCAACCATTGTGGTTAGAACTTTCTTATAATCGACTTCCTCGTTGTGGTCATTGCAAAAGTAAGGTAGTTCGTAAAAAAGCTTCTTATATGAGAAAAGTTCATCATGAACTTATAGGGCATCGAAGAAGTATCTTAAGTTTTAAGGCTTATAAATTGTATTGCCACACCTGTAAGCGTTATGGCAATCAACAGTTCCCTGGAATTAATAAGCATCAACGTTCAACATGGCGGCTCCAAGCCGCTGTCTTTCATGAGCATACGCGGGGTGTTTCGCAAAAAGATTTGGCTGAGCAATTCAAAAAAGGTAAGGCCACAATTGAGCGTTGGTATCAAAAACAATACCAAGAGCAACATAAAGAGCTAAGCAATGCATTATGTCCTACAGTCCTTGGGATAGACGAACATTTCTTTAGTCGTAAGCAAGGATTTGCAACAACCTTGTGTGATTTAAAAAAAAGAAAAATATTCGATATTGTAAAAGGCAGGAGCGAGAGTACGCTCAAAAGCTATCTGTCTTCTCTCCCGGGAAAAGAAAGAGTTAAAGTCATTTGTATGGACCTAAGTAGCACCTATCGTTCCATAGTTAAAAAATACTTTCCCAATGCCAAAATAGTCGCAGACCGATTCCATGTCATACGACTATTACAGCATCAATGCATGCTAACCTATCGGGAACTATCAACAAAAATAAAAAGTAATCGCGGCCTATTAGCTCTACTTCGCAAGAAACCCGACAAATTAACCATTCAGCAACTCATTACCAGAGACGCTTTCTTTAAAGAGAATCCCGCTATTGAATCCATCTATCATTTTCAACAAAGTCTTTATGAAATATTAATGAAGAAAACATTAGATAAGCCTCGCTGTCGTCAGCTCATCCCTCAATTCCTGGACATGCTCAACTCACTAAAAAACAGCGCTTTCAAATCATTATGCGCTCTTGGTAAAACCTTAGATTCTTGGAAAGAAGAGATCGTGAGAATGTGGCGATTCAGCAAGTCTAACGGCATTACCGAAGGCTTCCATAGAAAAATGAAATTGATTCAAAGACGAGCCTATGGCTTTAAAAACTTTGAAAATTATAGAACCAGAGTTAGAGTACTATGCTGTTGA
- a CDS encoding antitoxin Xre/MbcA/ParS toxin-binding domain-containing protein codes for MKTSNNILHQEENVLTKAVSNVAKFYSLTGKDLSKIIGISESSASRISQGTKLISPHTKEGEMALLLLRVYRSLNAMVGNNHEKAKLWLNSQNKYFRNTPIEEIKTIPGLIGVLNYLDAMRGKL; via the coding sequence ATGAAAACTTCAAATAATATACTTCATCAAGAAGAAAATGTTTTGACTAAAGCTGTAAGCAACGTGGCAAAATTTTATTCTTTAACTGGAAAGGATTTAAGCAAAATAATTGGTATAAGCGAATCTAGTGCCTCCCGTATTAGTCAAGGGACTAAATTAATTTCACCTCATACTAAGGAGGGCGAAATGGCTTTATTACTTTTAAGAGTATACCGAAGTCTAAATGCAATGGTTGGAAATAATCACGAAAAGGCTAAGTTATGGCTGAATAGTCAGAATAAATACTTTAGAAATACACCAATTGAGGAAATAAAAACTATTCCAGGTTTAATTGGTGTACTTAATTATCTAGATGCAATGCGCGGAAAACTATGA
- a CDS encoding RES family NAD+ phosphorylase produces MSIWTESEGIKLVKSLNLEPWRMVESQHISSSRDLVESREEHDLLEELLENSKPRIANNKHYLIYTPFRYPPLKYGSRFGNTYEQSLWYGSINLLTALAEVAFYRLKFFADTSADLEYIEIPMTAFKAYIQTENGIDLTTPHFKKYQDRISNKTSYADSQKLGAEMRDANIEAFIFTSARDKTFGKNVAAFTPDVFKMKDNQYIADMQNWRCIANQNIIEFTRDEVLCRKHHQFFKEEFE; encoded by the coding sequence ATGAGTATATGGACAGAATCTGAAGGAATAAAATTAGTTAAAAGCCTTAATTTGGAACCATGGAGAATGGTTGAGTCTCAACATATTTCAAGTTCCCGAGACTTGGTTGAAAGTAGGGAAGAGCACGATCTCTTAGAGGAATTGCTAGAAAATTCAAAGCCGAGAATAGCAAATAATAAGCACTATTTAATCTATACTCCTTTCAGATATCCACCACTTAAGTATGGATCTAGATTTGGTAATACTTATGAACAATCTCTTTGGTATGGTTCTATAAATCTCCTTACGGCATTAGCAGAAGTTGCCTTTTACCGTCTAAAATTTTTTGCTGATACTTCAGCTGATCTCGAGTATATTGAAATTCCAATGACAGCTTTTAAAGCATATATACAAACAGAAAATGGTATTGATCTAACAACACCTCATTTTAAAAAATACCAAGATAGAATTTCTAATAAAACAAGTTATGCGGATAGTCAGAAGCTGGGTGCAGAGATGAGGGATGCAAATATAGAAGCTTTTATTTTTACTTCAGCAAGAGATAAGACGTTTGGAAAAAATGTGGCTGCATTTACACCAGATGTATTTAAGATGAAGGATAATCAATATATAGCAGATATGCAAAATTGGCGTTGTATTGCGAATCAAAATATTATTGAATTTACTCGAGATGAAGTTCTGTGTAGAAAACACCACCAATTTTTTAAAGAAGAATTTGAATGA
- a CDS encoding IS3 family transposase (programmed frameshift) produces the protein MSTRRKYTKEFKLDAVSLVTEQGYACLDAARSLGINSNILSRWIREAAENNENAFRGNGKLTEEQLEIRQLREEVRRLTMEKEIPKKSHGLLCERSEIKYSFIAQHKKTWPVGMMCHLMGVTPSGYYSYQKRKQTNPNNEPEHQELLEWVKKISESSKFSYGNRRIRKALNALGYPVGRRKTRSLMREAGIFVRYKKKYKVTTNSNHKQPVFDNVLNRRFQVNEPNRAYVSDITYISTHEGWLYLTVVIDLFSRKVVGWNMSSRMKTDTVCDALTMAIWQRNPSSGLIVHSDRGSQYASKQYRDLLNQYGLVGSMSKKGDCWDNSVAESFFGRLKDERVHWRNYQTRKEAKQDILDYITIFYNNQRLHSSLDYQSPNQFENHYWGLLKKVA, from the exons ATGTCTACAAGAAGAAAATATACAAAGGAATTTAAACTGGATGCGGTTAGCTTAGTAACTGAACAAGGATACGCATGTTTAGACGCTGCCAGGAGCTTGGGAATTAATTCGAATATTTTGAGTCGCTGGATTCGAGAGGCAGCAGAGAATAATGAAAATGCTTTTCGTGGAAATGGTAAATTGACGGAAGAGCAACTTGAGATTCGCCAGTTACGAGAAGAAGTCAGAAGGCTGACAATGGAGAAAGAAATAC CTAAAAAAAGCCACGGTCTTCTTTGCGAAAGAAGCGAAATAAAATATTCGTTTATCGCCCAACACAAGAAGACCTGGCCGGTTGGCATGATGTGCCACCTCATGGGCGTTACTCCTTCTGGATACTATAGTTATCAAAAGCGGAAACAAACAAACCCGAACAATGAACCAGAACATCAAGAGCTATTGGAGTGGGTTAAAAAAATCTCGGAATCCAGCAAGTTCTCGTATGGAAATCGCAGGATAAGGAAAGCACTGAATGCTCTTGGTTATCCGGTTGGTCGAAGAAAAACCCGTAGTTTGATGCGTGAGGCTGGTATTTTTGTTCGATATAAAAAGAAATACAAAGTGACAACAAACAGCAATCACAAGCAACCTGTTTTTGATAATGTGTTAAACAGGAGGTTTCAGGTCAATGAGCCCAATCGTGCCTATGTGTCCGATATTACTTATATCTCAACCCATGAGGGCTGGTTATACCTGACCGTGGTGATTGATTTGTTTTCTCGGAAAGTAGTGGGTTGGAACATGAGTTCGAGAATGAAGACTGATACGGTTTGTGATGCATTAACAATGGCCATTTGGCAGAGAAATCCAAGTTCAGGCCTTATTGTGCATTCCGACAGAGGCTCACAATATGCCAGTAAACAATATCGTGACCTTCTCAATCAATATGGTCTAGTGGGCAGCATGAGCAAAAAAGGTGACTGCTGGGACAATAGCGTTGCTGAAAGTTTTTTCGGTCGCTTGAAAGACGAGCGAGTACATTGGCGTAATTATCAAACCCGGAAGGAGGCAAAGCAGGATATCCTCGATTACATTACTATCTTTTATAACAATCAAAGATTACATTCGTCTTTGGATTATCAAAGCCCAAATCAATTTGAAAACCACTATTGGGGGCTATTGAAAAAAGTGGCTTAA
- a CDS encoding HNH endonuclease: MALRDTRKVVLVNYIGQFRSALRFNAYHSSRPPTNRESGHRRRARIKSAGGQFDDYELGKLYTDVKGYCYWCGQCTRNKMWHADHYVPLALGGPNCIENIVISCPTCNFKKGAQDPIGFAKKINKQEGEEKRELIFAIAKINRKQYEDNCKKIRNKPLVITVCYLDRINAYGFMFSQFNRDVMHVFNSYYEKTPSQMMFNHYSSGFGQNVWLIDKSVFDLIFNTLIGLNDKNIKFQFIRIITTREQSPPSSDNFLTPIFTRDSMRKQTFAPASSTICSAENVT, translated from the coding sequence ATGGCATTAAGGGACACAAGAAAGGTTGTTTTAGTAAATTACATAGGACAGTTTAGATCCGCTCTTCGATTTAACGCTTACCACTCTTCCCGTCCACCCACTAACAGAGAAAGCGGCCATAGACGGAGGGCGCGCATAAAAAGTGCAGGGGGACAATTTGATGATTATGAATTAGGCAAATTATATACTGACGTAAAGGGGTATTGTTATTGGTGTGGGCAGTGTACCCGAAATAAAATGTGGCATGCAGACCATTATGTTCCTTTGGCACTTGGGGGGCCTAATTGTATTGAAAATATCGTTATATCCTGTCCAACATGTAATTTCAAAAAGGGAGCGCAAGATCCAATAGGATTTGCCAAAAAAATTAACAAACAAGAGGGCGAAGAAAAAAGAGAGTTAATATTCGCCATTGCAAAAATTAATCGTAAACAATACGAAGATAATTGTAAAAAAATTAGAAACAAACCTTTAGTCATTACTGTTTGCTATCTAGATAGGATTAACGCATATGGATTCATGTTTTCCCAATTTAACAGAGATGTTATGCATGTATTTAACAGCTATTATGAAAAAACGCCCAGCCAAATGATGTTTAATCACTATAGTTCTGGTTTTGGACAGAATGTTTGGCTGATAGATAAAAGTGTATTTGACTTAATATTCAACACGTTGATTGGCTTAAATGATAAAAATATTAAATTTCAATTTATAAGAATTATAACAACGAGAGAACAGAGCCCCCCTTCTTCAGATAATTTTTTAACTCCGATATTTACTAGGGATTCAATGCGTAAGCAGACTTTCGCCCCTGCCAGTTCCACAATTTGCAGTGCCGAAAACGTGACGTAA
- a CDS encoding IS3 family transposase (programmed frameshift) — protein sequence MKRRYSEEQIIKAIKEHEAGAKVGDICRSMGITSGCFYNWRSKYAGLEVNEAKRLRELESENQKLKKLLAEKLLENEALKDVVFKKVVKPTSKKRVAKHLVTHFKLSERVACKLVGLSRTAYRYLKKKRSDDGLKARMKELAVQYPRYGYLLLHSLLRREGLVQNKKRTYRIYLEEGLQIRTKTRKKLQRPRLIMDVPTQKNKRWSMDFVSDQLASGRRFRVLNVIDNFNRELLGQLVALSISGQQVTRFLEQLGEERGYPEQIVCDNGTEFTSKAMFFWSKSTNVRLNFIQPGKPTQNGFVESLNGKFRNECLNQNWFRTLEEARFEIGKWRHHYNHVRPHSALNYFPPVDFAQQVA from the exons ATGAAAAGACGTTACAGCGAAGAGCAGATAATCAAAGCAATCAAAGAGCATGAGGCTGGCGCTAAGGTTGGTGATATCTGTCGTAGTATGGGGATAACAAGCGGTTGCTTCTATAATTGGCGTAGCAAGTATGCGGGCTTAGAGGTCAACGAAGCGAAGCGCTTACGCGAGCTGGAATCAGAGAACCAGAAGCTGAAAAAACTTCTTGCAGAAAAGCTACTGGAGAATGAAGCGCTAAAGGACGTTGTTT TCAAAAAAGTGGTAAAGCCCACCAGTAAGAAACGTGTTGCAAAGCATTTGGTAACTCACTTTAAGCTCAGTGAGCGAGTTGCCTGCAAACTGGTTGGGCTAAGTCGCACGGCGTACCGCTACCTAAAGAAAAAACGCTCGGATGATGGGTTGAAAGCACGTATGAAAGAGTTGGCCGTTCAATATCCTCGTTATGGCTATTTGTTGCTGCATAGCTTGTTACGAAGAGAAGGTTTAGTTCAGAACAAGAAGCGCACCTATCGGATTTACCTTGAGGAAGGTCTGCAGATTCGTACTAAAACACGAAAAAAACTCCAACGTCCTCGCTTGATTATGGATGTGCCAACTCAGAAGAACAAGCGTTGGTCGATGGACTTTGTCTCGGACCAATTGGCGAGTGGTCGTCGTTTTCGTGTATTGAACGTCATTGACAATTTTAACCGCGAACTGTTGGGGCAACTTGTTGCACTCTCTATTTCTGGACAACAAGTTACACGCTTTTTAGAACAACTTGGTGAAGAGCGCGGTTACCCTGAACAGATTGTCTGTGACAATGGCACCGAATTTACCTCTAAGGCTATGTTTTTCTGGTCTAAATCAACCAATGTACGGTTGAACTTTATCCAGCCTGGCAAACCAACACAAAACGGTTTCGTTGAAAGCCTTAATGGGAAATTCCGTAACGAATGCCTCAACCAAAATTGGTTTAGAACATTGGAAGAGGCGCGTTTTGAAATTGGTAAATGGCGGCATCATTACAACCATGTGAGGCCACATAGTGCATTAAATTATTTTCCACCAGTGGACTTTGCTCAACAGGTGGCTTAA
- a CDS encoding polyprenyl synthetase family protein has protein sequence MMRGNKAFVQCCQENNIPYFDKEIDLRIQDLPHPSKIEWWYFNTHFHEKVSLKKYSFFFSFFKVKAQNSLDDNLFIIYVLVDHETKTHQHWAICDEEIPKRYSKKIRESTGKNELLDYLADMMEQNREIYPDVSMPIDFEVNEENFAAHFGESSFFKKDGLYCIEINHDSQVLYLEFCMDKKTIRHGQEGIALLGDYDNVDQMFYYFIPHGSVKGRLNNKEIEGMGWYDHEFSLNNKKSTKAIGDKGWIWFSIQLEDGRQLSIYQVFDKETAEVVESIAKVIDEVGNYKTYTHFSIQVLDTWQSNRTLNTYPVKWQIKLDECDAELYIEALIDNQEVITILTAFAFYEGVINIRYRENMKETEGVGFVEIYGNNEKILRSKTRLMEEMAGLVLNEINRYYLPAQASDLGMTLVKDEQLQQIIHNVSAVKIYDAGVNPLRDMLLRKGKGWRSFFCLVVINAVGGNSEQCREWPVIAEILQSSTLIFDDIQDNSKLRRGKPTVHELYGIDRAINGGLLGYFLFNRLMNTTNLTPEQLLKIYKIYFDTAVSSIVGQCADIAGMQDLLLQAVDQGDNTDLLKAIEATHNLKTGLNIKSLAEIGAILGHASEEQVTQVGHYALNVGLAYQYMDDVRAYRGDARALEEDVMSGKITIPIALAITQLDASQRRWLYESLIHKKREALNQVVVLLNEIGVIDHCVQTAKNLVAEGWKAVEPVIDLSPKNKPMTKMRNPLKL, from the coding sequence ATGATGAGAGGAAACAAGGCATTTGTTCAGTGTTGTCAGGAAAACAATATTCCTTATTTTGATAAGGAAATTGACTTAAGGATCCAGGATCTACCTCACCCCTCCAAAATTGAATGGTGGTATTTCAATACCCACTTTCATGAAAAAGTAAGTTTGAAAAAATACAGTTTTTTCTTTAGTTTTTTCAAAGTCAAAGCGCAAAATTCACTCGATGACAACCTGTTTATTATTTACGTTCTGGTTGACCATGAAACTAAAACTCATCAGCACTGGGCGATTTGCGATGAAGAAATACCCAAACGGTACAGCAAAAAAATCAGAGAAAGCACAGGAAAAAATGAACTGTTGGATTACCTTGCGGATATGATGGAGCAAAATAGAGAAATTTATCCTGATGTGTCTATGCCTATTGACTTTGAAGTGAATGAAGAAAATTTTGCCGCACACTTTGGTGAATCCAGTTTTTTTAAAAAAGACGGTTTGTATTGCATTGAAATTAATCATGACTCGCAGGTGCTCTATTTAGAGTTTTGCATGGATAAAAAAACGATTCGGCATGGTCAAGAGGGTATCGCTTTATTGGGTGATTATGACAATGTTGATCAGATGTTTTATTATTTTATCCCCCACGGCTCAGTCAAGGGGAGGTTAAATAATAAGGAAATTGAAGGCATGGGCTGGTACGATCATGAATTCAGTCTTAATAATAAAAAATCCACTAAAGCCATCGGAGACAAAGGTTGGATATGGTTTTCCATTCAACTGGAGGATGGTCGTCAACTTTCCATTTATCAAGTGTTTGATAAAGAAACAGCAGAGGTCGTTGAATCCATTGCTAAAGTGATTGACGAGGTAGGTAATTATAAAACGTATACCCATTTTTCAATTCAAGTGCTCGATACCTGGCAGAGTAACCGCACGTTAAATACCTATCCTGTGAAATGGCAAATCAAACTCGATGAGTGCGATGCAGAATTGTATATTGAAGCCTTGATTGATAACCAGGAGGTGATCACAATCCTCACTGCGTTCGCTTTTTACGAGGGTGTTATCAACATTCGTTACCGAGAGAACATGAAAGAGACCGAGGGAGTGGGATTTGTTGAGATTTATGGAAACAACGAAAAAATTCTCCGAAGTAAGACCCGGTTGATGGAGGAGATGGCGGGATTAGTCTTGAACGAGATTAACCGTTACTATTTACCCGCACAGGCAAGCGATCTCGGGATGACCTTGGTTAAAGATGAACAGTTGCAACAAATTATTCACAATGTGTCTGCTGTTAAAATTTACGATGCGGGGGTCAATCCTTTGCGCGACATGCTACTCCGTAAAGGCAAAGGCTGGCGCTCTTTCTTTTGTCTTGTGGTGATCAATGCAGTAGGTGGTAACTCTGAGCAGTGCCGGGAGTGGCCAGTAATCGCAGAAATACTGCAGTCTTCCACGCTGATTTTTGATGACATTCAGGATAATTCCAAATTAAGGCGTGGTAAACCAACGGTTCATGAATTATACGGGATAGACAGAGCCATCAATGGGGGGTTATTGGGGTATTTTCTTTTCAATCGCCTTATGAACACAACGAACTTAACCCCAGAGCAACTGTTAAAAATTTATAAAATTTATTTTGATACCGCTGTTTCGTCTATTGTGGGTCAATGTGCAGACATAGCCGGTATGCAGGATCTGCTGCTCCAGGCTGTTGATCAGGGTGATAATACCGACTTATTAAAGGCAATCGAGGCTACGCACAATTTAAAAACGGGGCTCAATATCAAATCATTGGCGGAAATCGGTGCTATTTTGGGGCATGCGTCAGAGGAACAAGTGACCCAAGTGGGTCATTATGCACTGAATGTAGGTTTAGCCTACCAATACATGGATGATGTGAGGGCTTACCGCGGCGATGCGCGCGCCCTGGAAGAAGATGTCATGTCTGGGAAAATTACCATACCGATTGCTCTTGCCATCACGCAATTAGACGCGTCTCAGCGGCGGTGGCTCTATGAGAGTTTAATTCATAAAAAAAGAGAGGCGTTGAATCAGGTGGTCGTTTTGCTGAATGAAATAGGCGTCATTGATCATTGCGTTCAAACTGCAAAAAATCTTGTGGCGGAGGGCTGGAAAGCGGTAGAACCTGTCATTGACCTATCCCCCAAAAATAAGCCCATGACAAAGATGAGAAATCCATTAAAATTGTGA
- a CDS encoding VIT1/CCC1 transporter family protein, which yields MKHEEYHRIERIGWLRAAVLGANDGIISTASLLIGVAAAHTPYNGIFVAGIAGLIAGAMSMAAGEYISVSSQADTEKSALQREKKELEESLPNEVEELTAIYVNRGLERSFAQEVVKQLMSKDALGAHARDELGITEITTARPLQAAIFSAGSFTLGSLLPLLIIFLVPRIYLIPSVSIMAVLFLALLGAMAAKVGGAPIALGSLRVVIWGTIAMIVSAGIGSLLGIAV from the coding sequence ATGAAACATGAAGAATATCATCGAATAGAACGAATTGGCTGGTTGCGTGCTGCAGTTTTGGGTGCGAATGACGGTATTATCTCTACAGCTAGCTTGTTGATTGGTGTTGCTGCTGCCCATACGCCCTATAATGGGATATTTGTAGCAGGGATTGCCGGTTTAATTGCGGGGGCCATGTCGATGGCTGCAGGTGAATATATATCAGTAAGCTCTCAAGCGGATACAGAAAAATCAGCTTTACAGCGTGAGAAGAAAGAACTCGAAGAGAGCTTACCGAATGAAGTTGAAGAGTTAACCGCTATATACGTTAATCGTGGATTGGAACGCAGTTTTGCCCAGGAAGTTGTGAAACAATTGATGTCCAAAGATGCACTGGGCGCTCATGCTCGCGACGAGCTTGGTATTACAGAAATAACAACGGCGCGCCCACTTCAGGCTGCAATTTTTTCTGCCGGCAGTTTTACGCTTGGCTCATTATTACCTTTGTTAATTATTTTTCTTGTTCCTAGAATCTACCTTATTCCATCCGTATCAATAATGGCGGTTCTATTTTTAGCATTACTCGGAGCAATGGCTGCAAAAGTTGGCGGAGCTCCAATAGCATTAGGATCATTGCGCGTTGTAATCTGGGGGACAATAGCGATGATTGTAAGTGCAGGCATTGGCTCACTGTTAGGTATAGCAGTATAA